The proteins below come from a single Novosphingobium sp. 9U genomic window:
- a CDS encoding sigma-54 dependent transcriptional regulator — protein MVPLDVVERLVVLIGSEQSEVRRVTSSVSKFGWRVACAPDHVQALALLDSLQGAGAAAAILDGWSAAPDEREAFSELRRHHPGLPILLLTSSGDASHAIDAMRIGATDYLIKPFAPDRLLGALRRVTSGPKALGELQPLSAKFDIPAHFEGMVGTDTQFRATLARAAMAARGCGHVLAEGESGTGKTMLLRALHAASPRSNAPFKILNMRSYSENSLRSVLFGHEKGAFPGAFSKQVGTLQSCHGGTLLLQEVNRMPLAVQQELAASIEQNKVRPLGAGHSFVMDVRLLTTSNQPLSELTETGRFDPALQKALNATWLHMPPLRSRIGDIPALARSFLARVQDHASSRKLTINEDAYDVLRSYEWPSNIRQLQSILLKAMATCGGAALTASHLTALAEVAVPELPQELRRRVPEQTGVQIFEEDGHVRRLEQIEADVIRLAIGHYQGRLTEIARRLGIGRSTLYRKLDGIGIHTFPEQGRG, from the coding sequence ATGGTGCCGTTGGATGTCGTGGAACGCCTGGTGGTGCTGATCGGGAGCGAGCAGAGTGAGGTGCGACGGGTCACCTCGTCGGTATCGAAGTTCGGTTGGCGAGTAGCCTGCGCGCCGGACCATGTGCAGGCGCTAGCTCTTCTGGACAGTTTGCAAGGCGCTGGCGCAGCAGCAGCGATCCTGGATGGCTGGTCCGCCGCGCCCGATGAAAGAGAAGCATTTTCGGAGTTGCGGCGTCATCATCCCGGCCTGCCCATCCTCTTGCTGACCTCCAGTGGCGATGCGTCCCACGCCATCGACGCTATGCGCATTGGGGCCACAGACTACCTCATCAAACCCTTTGCACCAGACCGCCTGTTAGGCGCACTGCGCAGGGTAACATCCGGACCTAAGGCGCTCGGCGAGTTGCAGCCTCTATCGGCAAAGTTTGACATTCCGGCTCACTTTGAGGGCATGGTCGGCACCGACACCCAATTCCGGGCTACGTTGGCACGGGCTGCAATGGCTGCAAGGGGATGTGGGCACGTGCTTGCCGAAGGTGAAAGCGGCACCGGCAAGACAATGCTGCTGCGTGCATTACATGCTGCGTCTCCGCGGTCTAACGCACCATTCAAGATACTGAACATGCGTAGCTACAGTGAGAACTCACTCCGGTCAGTTCTATTCGGCCATGAGAAGGGCGCGTTCCCGGGCGCTTTCAGCAAGCAAGTAGGCACTCTGCAATCGTGCCATGGCGGAACGTTGCTGCTGCAGGAGGTCAACCGCATGCCGCTAGCGGTGCAGCAGGAACTTGCGGCTTCCATCGAGCAGAACAAGGTGCGGCCGCTGGGAGCGGGGCACAGCTTTGTCATGGACGTGCGCCTTCTGACTACGAGCAACCAGCCGCTGAGCGAGCTGACCGAAACAGGTCGGTTCGATCCCGCTCTGCAAAAGGCCTTGAATGCCACTTGGCTTCATATGCCCCCGCTCCGCTCAAGAATTGGCGATATCCCCGCGCTTGCTCGCTCCTTCCTGGCGCGCGTCCAAGATCACGCAAGCTCTCGTAAACTGACGATCAACGAAGATGCTTATGACGTGCTGCGCTCATACGAGTGGCCGAGTAACATACGCCAGCTACAATCGATCCTGTTGAAGGCGATGGCTACGTGCGGTGGCGCCGCGCTAACGGCAAGTCACCTCACCGCTCTTGCTGAGGTCGCCGTCCCCGAACTGCCTCAAGAGCTTAGGCGTCGGGTGCCAGAGCAGACGGGTGTGCAGATCTTCGAGGAAGACGGACATGTGCGAAGGCTGGAGCAGATCGAAGCCGACGTAATCCGACTTGCGATCGGACACTATCAGGGCCGCTTAACCGAAATCGCCCGCAGACTCGGGATTGGCCGCTCGACACTCTATCGCAAGCTCGATGGCATCGGCATTCACACCTTTCCTGAGCAAGGTCGCGGCTGA
- a CDS encoding nuclear transport factor 2 family protein, giving the protein MFAAATALGATPIAVAQASSPQIEASVSIVQGQVDAFNKGDLDAFASYYAEDVELFDLGPELKPNLSGRAALIARYKPMLTKYHPKATILSRMEADGFVIDKERTEAGGRSSEGVAIYQVEFGKIRRVWFTP; this is encoded by the coding sequence ATGTTCGCTGCGGCGACGGCGTTGGGCGCAACCCCTATTGCGGTTGCACAAGCATCATCGCCACAGATAGAAGCTTCGGTCTCCATCGTGCAAGGGCAGGTGGATGCGTTCAACAAAGGCGACTTGGATGCGTTCGCGTCCTATTATGCCGAAGATGTGGAACTCTTCGATCTTGGACCTGAGCTTAAACCGAACCTCTCGGGTCGAGCGGCCCTAATTGCGCGCTACAAGCCAATGCTGACCAAGTACCACCCAAAGGCGACGATCCTCTCGCGCATGGAAGCAGACGGTTTCGTCATCGACAAAGAGCGGACTGAAGCTGGCGGCAGATCCAGCGAGGGTGTCGCCATCTATCAGGTCGAGTTCGGCAAGATCAGAAGGGTCTGGTTCACTCCCTGA
- a CDS encoding MucR family transcriptional regulator, translated as MTADIISAMVSNNTVPAEQLPSLISSVYGALTGLGHEPEAAAADEKPMPAVTVRKSLADRNAPVSMIDGKSYSSLKRHLAGHGYTPETYRETFGLKSDYPMVAPGYSERRRELAKQIGLGRKAASAPLRKLPRPRRFRRRRCPGQDGRSLN; from the coding sequence ATGACGGCCGACATCATCAGTGCCATGGTGAGTAACAACACCGTGCCAGCCGAGCAGCTTCCTTCGCTTATCTCCTCGGTTTATGGGGCGCTTACAGGCCTCGGACACGAGCCGGAGGCCGCTGCAGCGGATGAGAAGCCAATGCCTGCCGTCACGGTACGCAAGAGCCTCGCTGACCGGAATGCCCCTGTCAGCATGATTGATGGAAAATCCTACAGCAGCCTCAAGAGGCACTTGGCCGGCCATGGCTACACTCCGGAGACTTATCGGGAGACCTTCGGACTGAAATCCGATTACCCGATGGTTGCGCCGGGCTACAGCGAGCGGCGGCGCGAATTAGCCAAACAGATCGGCCTTGGTCGCAAGGCGGCGTCAGCGCCGCTTCGGAAGCTGCCCCGGCCGAGGAGGTTCCGGCGAAGAAGGTGCCCAGGCCAAGACGGGCGAAGCTTGAACTAG